A genomic window from Elaeis guineensis isolate ETL-2024a chromosome 3, EG11, whole genome shotgun sequence includes:
- the LOC105042025 gene encoding uncharacterized protein isoform X2: MENHKKSQLRVRFRVTARKRGLESSSGEGSARKLRERDNANSVRKLHHREIGGFPRMARGTATNSPEKFRNMQLQEEFDTYDHNIHFFLRLQFLKKRSKIIEIVAAKDVIFALAQSGLCAAFSRTTNKRICFLNISPDEVIRSLFYNKNNESLITVSVYASDHFSSLKCRTTPIEYIRRNQLDAGYPLFETESLKWPGFVEFDDVNGKVLTYSAQDGTYKVFDLKNYSYLYSICDKNIQEIKISPGIMLLIYQRTPGYVPLTILSIEDGTVLKTFNHLLHRNKKVDFIEQFNEKLLVKQENENLQILDVRNSDLIEVNRSEFMTPSAFIFLYENHLFLTFRNRTVSVWNFRGELVTSFEDHLLWHPDCNTNNIYITSDQDLIISYCKAEDGSEDEGEASAAPPVGSINMSNILSGKCIAKICPLDPALQIAPRKRGDPNRSTIRSTIREALEDVTALFYDEDRNEIYTGNKQGLIHVWSN, from the exons ATGGAAAACCACAAGAAGTCGCAGCTGAGGGTCCGGTTCCGGGTGACGGCGAGGAAGCGCGGCCTGGAGTCGAGCTCCGGCGAGGGATCCGCCCGGAAGCTCAGGGAGCGGGACAACGCCAACTCCGTGAGGAAGCTCCACCACCGCGAGATCGGCGGGTTCCCTCGGATGGCCCGGGGCACCGCCACCAACTCGCCAGAGAAGTTCCGCAACATGCAGCTTCAG GAGGAGTTTGATACATATGATCACAACATCCATTTTTTTCTAAGACTGCAATTTCTAAAGAAGAGGTCCAAAATCATTGAGATTGTTGCAGCAAAAGATGTCATATTTGCTCTTGCACAATCGGGTCTCTGTGCTGCTTTTAGTCGGA CGACAAACAAACGCATATGTTTCTTGAACATAAGCCCTGATGAAGTGATTAGAAGCTTGTTTTACAATAAGAATAATGAGTCACTCATCACGGTGTCAGTTTATGCATCGGACCATTTCAGTTCCTTGAAGTGCAGGACAACTCCAATAGA GTATATTAGGAGGAATCAATTGGATGCTGGCTATCCTCTTTTTGAGACTGAGTCCCTAAAATGGCCTGGTTTTGTTGAATTTGATGATGTAAATGGCAAAGTACTAACTTATTCGGCTCAGGATGG CACATACAAGGTGTTTGACCTGAAGAATTACTCCTATCTGTACTCAATATGTGATAAGAATATCCAGGAGATCAAAATAAG TCCAGGAATCATGCTGCTAATATACCAGAGGACTCCTGGTTATGTCCCCCTGACAATCCTGTCAATTGAAGATGGAACAGTGTTGAAGACTTTCAATCATCTGTTACACCGTAACAAGAAGGTCGACTTCATCGAGCAGTTCAATGAGAAGCTTTTGGTCAAGCAAGAGAACGAGAACCTGCAGATTCTCGAT GTGCGGAATTCAGATCTGATTGAAGTGAACCGATCTGAGTTCATGACCCCCTCAGCATTCATCTTCCTCTATGAGAACCACCTCTTCTTAACGTTCCGTAACAGGACAGTTTCAGTGTGGAATTTCCGTGGAGAGCTTGTTACTTCCTTTGAAGACCACCTGCTGTGGCATCCAGACTGTAATACCAACAACATTTATATCACCAGTGACCAGGACCTCATCATCTCCTACTGCAAGGCTGAAGATGGAAGTGAAGATGAGGGAGAAG CCTCTGCAGCTCCTCCCGTTGGGTCTATCAACATGAGCAACATCCTTAGCGGAAAGTGCATTGCCAAAATATGCCCGCTTGACCCGGCACTCCAGATTGCCCCTCGCAAGCGAGGTGACCCTAATCGATCCACCATCAGGAGCACCATCAGGGAAGCTTTGGAGGATGTGACTGCTCTCTTCTACGATGAGGACAGGAATGAGATCTACACCGGCAACAAGCAAGGTCTCATTCATGTCTGGTCCAATTAG
- the LOC105042025 gene encoding uncharacterized protein isoform X4 — translation MENHKKSQLRVRFRVTARKRGLESSSGEGSARKLRERDNANSVRKLHHREIGGFPRMARGTATNSPEKFRNMQLQEEFDTYDHNIHFFLRLQFLKKRSKIIEIVAAKDVIFALAQSGLCAAFSRTTNKRICFLNISPDEVIRSLFYNKNNESLITVSVYASDHFSSLKCRTTPIEYIRRNQLDAGYPLFETESLKWPGFVEFDDVNGKVLTYSAQDGTYKVFDLKNYSYLYSICDKNIQEIKISPGIMLLIYQRTPGYVPLTILSIEDGTVLKTFNHLLHRNKKVDFIEQFNEKLLVKQENENLQILDVRNSDLIEVNRSEFMTPSAFIFLYENHLFLTFRNRTVSVWNFRGELVTSFEDHLLWHPDCNTNNIYITSDQDLIISYCKAEDGSEDEGEAPPVGSINMSNILSGKCIAKICPLDPALQIAPRKRGDPNRSTIRSTIREALEDVTALFYDEDRNEIYTGNKQGLIHVWSN, via the exons ATGGAAAACCACAAGAAGTCGCAGCTGAGGGTCCGGTTCCGGGTGACGGCGAGGAAGCGCGGCCTGGAGTCGAGCTCCGGCGAGGGATCCGCCCGGAAGCTCAGGGAGCGGGACAACGCCAACTCCGTGAGGAAGCTCCACCACCGCGAGATCGGCGGGTTCCCTCGGATGGCCCGGGGCACCGCCACCAACTCGCCAGAGAAGTTCCGCAACATGCAGCTTCAG GAGGAGTTTGATACATATGATCACAACATCCATTTTTTTCTAAGACTGCAATTTCTAAAGAAGAGGTCCAAAATCATTGAGATTGTTGCAGCAAAAGATGTCATATTTGCTCTTGCACAATCGGGTCTCTGTGCTGCTTTTAGTCGGA CGACAAACAAACGCATATGTTTCTTGAACATAAGCCCTGATGAAGTGATTAGAAGCTTGTTTTACAATAAGAATAATGAGTCACTCATCACGGTGTCAGTTTATGCATCGGACCATTTCAGTTCCTTGAAGTGCAGGACAACTCCAATAGA GTATATTAGGAGGAATCAATTGGATGCTGGCTATCCTCTTTTTGAGACTGAGTCCCTAAAATGGCCTGGTTTTGTTGAATTTGATGATGTAAATGGCAAAGTACTAACTTATTCGGCTCAGGATGG CACATACAAGGTGTTTGACCTGAAGAATTACTCCTATCTGTACTCAATATGTGATAAGAATATCCAGGAGATCAAAATAAG TCCAGGAATCATGCTGCTAATATACCAGAGGACTCCTGGTTATGTCCCCCTGACAATCCTGTCAATTGAAGATGGAACAGTGTTGAAGACTTTCAATCATCTGTTACACCGTAACAAGAAGGTCGACTTCATCGAGCAGTTCAATGAGAAGCTTTTGGTCAAGCAAGAGAACGAGAACCTGCAGATTCTCGAT GTGCGGAATTCAGATCTGATTGAAGTGAACCGATCTGAGTTCATGACCCCCTCAGCATTCATCTTCCTCTATGAGAACCACCTCTTCTTAACGTTCCGTAACAGGACAGTTTCAGTGTGGAATTTCCGTGGAGAGCTTGTTACTTCCTTTGAAGACCACCTGCTGTGGCATCCAGACTGTAATACCAACAACATTTATATCACCAGTGACCAGGACCTCATCATCTCCTACTGCAAGGCTGAAGATGGAAGTGAAGATGAGGGAGAAG CTCCTCCCGTTGGGTCTATCAACATGAGCAACATCCTTAGCGGAAAGTGCATTGCCAAAATATGCCCGCTTGACCCGGCACTCCAGATTGCCCCTCGCAAGCGAGGTGACCCTAATCGATCCACCATCAGGAGCACCATCAGGGAAGCTTTGGAGGATGTGACTGCTCTCTTCTACGATGAGGACAGGAATGAGATCTACACCGGCAACAAGCAAGGTCTCATTCATGTCTGGTCCAATTAG
- the LOC105042027 gene encoding LOW QUALITY PROTEIN: 3-oxoacyl-[acyl-carrier-protein] synthase I, chloroplastic (The sequence of the model RefSeq protein was modified relative to this genomic sequence to represent the inferred CDS: inserted 3 bases in 2 codons) codes for MQTIRVPSTDGLRLSPSFPPSSAAADLPRRGLLLRRSVLRPAVRASVEAAAPRREIDPRKRVVITGMGLVSVFGNDVDVYYQKLLEGESGIGPIDRFDASKLPTRFAGQIRGFSSEGYIDGKNGRRLDDCLRYCLVSGKRALXLGVGSKALGKVDKARAGVLVGTGMGGVTVLCDGIWSLTESNYKKVTPFSIPYAITNMGSALLAMDIGFMGANYSISTACATSNYCFYAAANHIRRGEADVMIAGGTEAPIIPMGVGGFVACRALSQRNDDPTTASRPWDKDRDGFVMGEGAGVLVMESLEHAMKRDAPIIAEYLGGAVNCDAYHMTCPRADGLGVSSCIQKSLEHAGVAPEEVNHINAHATSTPAGXNAIKQVFKNPSDVKINATKSMIGHCLGAAGGLEAIATVKAIATGWLHPTINQFNPEPAVEFDTVANKKQQHEVNVAISNSFGFGGHNSVVVFAPFKP; via the exons ATGCAGACCATTCGCGTCCCGTCCAcggacggcctccgcctctcccCCTCGTTTCCGCCTTCCTCTGCCGCCGCCGATCTTCCCCGGCGCGGCCTCCTCCTCCGCCGATCCGTCCTGCGGCCCGCCGTCCGCGCCTCCGTCGAGGCGGCGGCGCCCCGGAGGGAGATAGATCCAAGGAAGCGGGTGGTGATAACGGGGATGGGGCTGGTGTCGGTGTTCGGGAACGACGTCGATGTTTACTACCAGAAGCTGCTGGAAGGGGAGAGTGGGATCGGGCCAATCGACCGGTTCGACGCCTCCAAGTTGCCGACGAGGTTCGCCGGCCAGATCAGGGGGTTCTCGTCGGAGGGGTACATCGACGGGAAGAATGGCCGCCGGCTCGATGACTGCCTGCGGTACTGTCTCGTCAGTGGCAAGAGAGCGC GGCTAGGCGTTGGGAGCAAGGCCCTCGGCAAG GTTGACAAGGCACGAGCTGGTGTACTTGTGGGGACGGGCATGGGTGGCGTTACAGTGTTATGTGATGGTATCTGGTCTCTCACAGAGAGCAACTACAAGAAAGTAACTCCTTTTTCTATTCCTTATGCCATAACAAACATGGGCTCGGCCCTGCTGGCAATGGATATTGGCTTCATGGGTGCAAACTATTCAATTTCAACTGCCTGTGCTACTTCGAATTATTGTTTCTATGCTGCTGCCAACCATATTCGTCGTGGTGAGGCTGATGTAATGATTGCTGGTGGTACAGAAGCCCCAATTATTCCCATGGGTGTTGGGGGTTTTGTGGCATGTAGAGCATTGTCACAGAGAAATGACGACCCCACAACTGCATCAAGGCCATGGGACAAAGATAGAGATGGCTTTGTTATGGGAGAAGGTGCTGGAGTCTTG GTTATGGAGAGTCTGGAACATGCAATGAAACGTGATGCACCTATTATTGCTGAGTACCTGGGAGGTGCTGTTAACTGTGATGCTTATCATATGACGTGTCCTAGAGCTGATGGGCTCGGCGTGTCCTCTTGCATCCAAAAAAGTCTGGAACATGCTGGTGTTGCACCAGAAGAG GTTAACCATATAAATGCCCATGCAACTTCTACACCTGCCGG GAATGCTATTAAACAGGTGTTCAAGAACCCATCAGACGTCAAGATCAATGCAACCAAG TCCATGATAGGGCACTGCCTTGGTGCAGCCGGGGGTTTAGAAGCGATTGCAACAGTGAAAGCCATAGCTACTGGGTGGCTGCATCCAACAATCAACCAATTT AATCCGGAGCCTGCAGTTGAATTTGATACAGTGGCAAATAAAAAGCAGCAACATGAAGTGAATGTTG CCATTTCTAATTCATTTGGATTTGGAGGTCACAACTCGGTGGTGGTGTTTGCCCCGTTTAAGCCATGA
- the LOC105042025 gene encoding uncharacterized protein isoform X1, with protein MENHKKSQLRVRFRVTARKRGLESSSGEGSARKLRERDNANSVRKLHHREIGGFPRMARGTATNSPEKFRNMQLQEEFDTYDHNIHFFLRLQFLKKRSKIIEIVAAKDVIFALAQSGLCAAFSRTTNKRICFLNISPDEVIRSLFYNKNNESLITVSVYASDHFSSLKCRTTPIEYIRRNQLDAGYPLFETESLKWPGFVEFDDVNGKVLTYSAQDGTYKVFDLKNYSYLYSICDKNIQEIKISPGIMLLIYQRTPGYVPLTILSIEDGTVLKTFNHLLHRNKKVDFIEQFNEKLLVKQENENLQILDVVRNSDLIEVNRSEFMTPSAFIFLYENHLFLTFRNRTVSVWNFRGELVTSFEDHLLWHPDCNTNNIYITSDQDLIISYCKAEDGSEDEGEASAAPPVGSINMSNILSGKCIAKICPLDPALQIAPRKRGDPNRSTIRSTIREALEDVTALFYDEDRNEIYTGNKQGLIHVWSN; from the exons ATGGAAAACCACAAGAAGTCGCAGCTGAGGGTCCGGTTCCGGGTGACGGCGAGGAAGCGCGGCCTGGAGTCGAGCTCCGGCGAGGGATCCGCCCGGAAGCTCAGGGAGCGGGACAACGCCAACTCCGTGAGGAAGCTCCACCACCGCGAGATCGGCGGGTTCCCTCGGATGGCCCGGGGCACCGCCACCAACTCGCCAGAGAAGTTCCGCAACATGCAGCTTCAG GAGGAGTTTGATACATATGATCACAACATCCATTTTTTTCTAAGACTGCAATTTCTAAAGAAGAGGTCCAAAATCATTGAGATTGTTGCAGCAAAAGATGTCATATTTGCTCTTGCACAATCGGGTCTCTGTGCTGCTTTTAGTCGGA CGACAAACAAACGCATATGTTTCTTGAACATAAGCCCTGATGAAGTGATTAGAAGCTTGTTTTACAATAAGAATAATGAGTCACTCATCACGGTGTCAGTTTATGCATCGGACCATTTCAGTTCCTTGAAGTGCAGGACAACTCCAATAGA GTATATTAGGAGGAATCAATTGGATGCTGGCTATCCTCTTTTTGAGACTGAGTCCCTAAAATGGCCTGGTTTTGTTGAATTTGATGATGTAAATGGCAAAGTACTAACTTATTCGGCTCAGGATGG CACATACAAGGTGTTTGACCTGAAGAATTACTCCTATCTGTACTCAATATGTGATAAGAATATCCAGGAGATCAAAATAAG TCCAGGAATCATGCTGCTAATATACCAGAGGACTCCTGGTTATGTCCCCCTGACAATCCTGTCAATTGAAGATGGAACAGTGTTGAAGACTTTCAATCATCTGTTACACCGTAACAAGAAGGTCGACTTCATCGAGCAGTTCAATGAGAAGCTTTTGGTCAAGCAAGAGAACGAGAACCTGCAGATTCTCGATGTC GTGCGGAATTCAGATCTGATTGAAGTGAACCGATCTGAGTTCATGACCCCCTCAGCATTCATCTTCCTCTATGAGAACCACCTCTTCTTAACGTTCCGTAACAGGACAGTTTCAGTGTGGAATTTCCGTGGAGAGCTTGTTACTTCCTTTGAAGACCACCTGCTGTGGCATCCAGACTGTAATACCAACAACATTTATATCACCAGTGACCAGGACCTCATCATCTCCTACTGCAAGGCTGAAGATGGAAGTGAAGATGAGGGAGAAG CCTCTGCAGCTCCTCCCGTTGGGTCTATCAACATGAGCAACATCCTTAGCGGAAAGTGCATTGCCAAAATATGCCCGCTTGACCCGGCACTCCAGATTGCCCCTCGCAAGCGAGGTGACCCTAATCGATCCACCATCAGGAGCACCATCAGGGAAGCTTTGGAGGATGTGACTGCTCTCTTCTACGATGAGGACAGGAATGAGATCTACACCGGCAACAAGCAAGGTCTCATTCATGTCTGGTCCAATTAG
- the LOC105042025 gene encoding uncharacterized protein isoform X3 codes for MENHKKSQLRVRFRVTARKRGLESSSGEGSARKLRERDNANSVRKLHHREIGGFPRMARGTATNSPEKFRNMQLQEEFDTYDHNIHFFLRLQFLKKRSKIIEIVAAKDVIFALAQSGLCAAFSRTTNKRICFLNISPDEVIRSLFYNKNNESLITVSVYASDHFSSLKCRTTPIEYIRRNQLDAGYPLFETESLKWPGFVEFDDVNGKVLTYSAQDGTYKVFDLKNYSYLYSICDKNIQEIKISPGIMLLIYQRTPGYVPLTILSIEDGTVLKTFNHLLHRNKKVDFIEQFNEKLLVKQENENLQILDVVRNSDLIEVNRSEFMTPSAFIFLYENHLFLTFRNRTVSVWNFRGELVTSFEDHLLWHPDCNTNNIYITSDQDLIISYCKAEDGSEDEGEAPPVGSINMSNILSGKCIAKICPLDPALQIAPRKRGDPNRSTIRSTIREALEDVTALFYDEDRNEIYTGNKQGLIHVWSN; via the exons ATGGAAAACCACAAGAAGTCGCAGCTGAGGGTCCGGTTCCGGGTGACGGCGAGGAAGCGCGGCCTGGAGTCGAGCTCCGGCGAGGGATCCGCCCGGAAGCTCAGGGAGCGGGACAACGCCAACTCCGTGAGGAAGCTCCACCACCGCGAGATCGGCGGGTTCCCTCGGATGGCCCGGGGCACCGCCACCAACTCGCCAGAGAAGTTCCGCAACATGCAGCTTCAG GAGGAGTTTGATACATATGATCACAACATCCATTTTTTTCTAAGACTGCAATTTCTAAAGAAGAGGTCCAAAATCATTGAGATTGTTGCAGCAAAAGATGTCATATTTGCTCTTGCACAATCGGGTCTCTGTGCTGCTTTTAGTCGGA CGACAAACAAACGCATATGTTTCTTGAACATAAGCCCTGATGAAGTGATTAGAAGCTTGTTTTACAATAAGAATAATGAGTCACTCATCACGGTGTCAGTTTATGCATCGGACCATTTCAGTTCCTTGAAGTGCAGGACAACTCCAATAGA GTATATTAGGAGGAATCAATTGGATGCTGGCTATCCTCTTTTTGAGACTGAGTCCCTAAAATGGCCTGGTTTTGTTGAATTTGATGATGTAAATGGCAAAGTACTAACTTATTCGGCTCAGGATGG CACATACAAGGTGTTTGACCTGAAGAATTACTCCTATCTGTACTCAATATGTGATAAGAATATCCAGGAGATCAAAATAAG TCCAGGAATCATGCTGCTAATATACCAGAGGACTCCTGGTTATGTCCCCCTGACAATCCTGTCAATTGAAGATGGAACAGTGTTGAAGACTTTCAATCATCTGTTACACCGTAACAAGAAGGTCGACTTCATCGAGCAGTTCAATGAGAAGCTTTTGGTCAAGCAAGAGAACGAGAACCTGCAGATTCTCGATGTC GTGCGGAATTCAGATCTGATTGAAGTGAACCGATCTGAGTTCATGACCCCCTCAGCATTCATCTTCCTCTATGAGAACCACCTCTTCTTAACGTTCCGTAACAGGACAGTTTCAGTGTGGAATTTCCGTGGAGAGCTTGTTACTTCCTTTGAAGACCACCTGCTGTGGCATCCAGACTGTAATACCAACAACATTTATATCACCAGTGACCAGGACCTCATCATCTCCTACTGCAAGGCTGAAGATGGAAGTGAAGATGAGGGAGAAG CTCCTCCCGTTGGGTCTATCAACATGAGCAACATCCTTAGCGGAAAGTGCATTGCCAAAATATGCCCGCTTGACCCGGCACTCCAGATTGCCCCTCGCAAGCGAGGTGACCCTAATCGATCCACCATCAGGAGCACCATCAGGGAAGCTTTGGAGGATGTGACTGCTCTCTTCTACGATGAGGACAGGAATGAGATCTACACCGGCAACAAGCAAGGTCTCATTCATGTCTGGTCCAATTAG
- the LOC105042026 gene encoding LOW QUALITY PROTEIN: trihelix transcription factor ASIL2 (The sequence of the model RefSeq protein was modified relative to this genomic sequence to represent the inferred CDS: inserted 1 base in 1 codon) — MEDDDDARSESPSKSPSQSQSPPPSPPTQLVSVVASSSAAATATSHPNGRAAVEPVTVAAPLQHTLTLALPIQRPSGGGGGGGGGGREDCWSEGATSTLIDAWGERYLELSRGNLKQKHWQEVADAVTSRDGYTKTPKTDVQCKNRIDTLKKKYKIEKSKIASSAAATSPWPFFGRLDVLLGPNHKPTSTPALPAPANPSNPHHPSKXPSGVPLRPPIQPQFPQRHRTPHRSNKRGRSPPSVSSRSAGLSADSSDGLPPEPAVNGKRRKREAEVEDEEEGLQELTEAILRFAKVYERVESSKLQQAMEMEKQRMAFARELEVQRMQFFMKTQMELTQLKSRHLGRRRRRDEAGASGNHRRHHQNDSSNSNTSHNSG, encoded by the exons ATGGAGGACGACGATGACGCCCGCTCCGAGTCCCCGTCCAAATCGCCGTCGCAGTCCCAATCCCCACCGCCGTCACCGCCGACACAGCTCGTCTCTGTAGTGGCGTCCTCCTCTGCCGCCGCCACTGCCACCTCCCACCCGAACGGCCGCGCCGCCGTCGAGCCTGTCACCGTCGCCGCCCCGCTCCAGCACACCCTCACCCTGGCCCTCCCCATCCAGAGACCCTCCGgaggtggcggcggcggcggcggcggtggccGCGAGGATTGCTGGAGCGAGGGCGCCACCTCGACCCTGATCGACGCGTGGGGGGAGCGGTACCTGGAGCTCAGCCGGGGGAACTTGAAGCAGAAGCACTGGCAGGAGGTGGCCGACGCCGTGACCAGCCGCGACGGCTACACGAAAACCCCCAAAACGGACGTGCAGTGCAAGAATCGGATCGATACTCTAAAAAAGAAATATAAGATCGAGAAATCGAAGATCGCCTCCTCTGCCGCAGCCACCTCCCCCTGGCCCTTCTTCGGCCGCCTGGATGTCCTCCTCGGCCCCAACCACAAGCCCACCTCCACCCCCGCCCTGCCTGCCCCTGCCAATCCCAGCAACCCCCACCATCCCTCAA TTCCGTCCGGAGTCCCGCTCCGACCCCCAATCCAACCCCAATTCCCCCAGCGGCACCGCACTCCGCACCGGAGCAACAAGAGGGGGAGATCGCCGCCCTCGGTGTCGTCCCGGTCGGCGGGGCTGTCGGCGGACTCGTCTGATGGGCTCCCGCCGGAGCCGGCAGTGAACGGGAAGCGGCGGAAGCGGGAGGCCGAggtggaggatgaggaggaggggcTGCAGGAGCTGACGGAGGCGATACTGAGGTTCGCGAAGGTGTACGAGAGAGTGGAAAGCTCGAAGCTGCAGCAGGCCATGGAGATGGAGAAGCAGAGGATGGCGTTCGCGAGAGAGCTGGAGGTCCAGAGGATGCAATTCTTCATGAAGACCCAGATGGAGCTCACTCAGCTGAAAAGCCGCCATCtcgggaggaggaggagaagggatgAAGCTGGTGCCAGTGGCAACCACCGCCGCCACCACCAGAACGACAGCAGTAACAGTAATACCAGTCACAACAGTGGGTAG